The following are from one region of the Georgenia sp. M64 genome:
- a CDS encoding multicopper oxidase family protein, giving the protein MLASEGGVLELELEMAEREVRLGDVTARLLTYNGTVPGPTLLLRPGDILRVRLVNRLDDVTNLHVHGLHVSPEGNGDNPFLAIEPGESFDYEIALPDDHPTGTFWYHPHHHGMVADQMFAGLYGAIVVEDDLPAGRVLVVSDLSLTADGAVRQVSMPERMMGREGETVLVNGQVRPRITAAPGERQRWRVVNACTSRHLRLELEGQEVTVLGVDLGREAEPPSLGDLLLAPGNRADLLVTAAEGTATLRALPHDRGGMMGMMGGATTSSEPVTLATLEVAGPAAEPPAELPPAGDVRDLRDVEPAARRTLTFTMGMGRGRGPGGMTFGFDGRGFDAERTDQEVAAGAVEEWVIDNPTPMDHPFHLHVWPMQVVEAAGAAVAAPTWRDVVAVPAGSRVVVRVPFEDLTGRTVYHCHILDHEDAGMMGVVDVRA; this is encoded by the coding sequence GTGCTCGCGAGCGAGGGCGGCGTCCTCGAGCTCGAGCTGGAGATGGCGGAGCGCGAGGTGAGGCTCGGCGACGTCACCGCCCGGCTTCTCACGTACAACGGCACGGTGCCGGGCCCGACGCTGCTGCTGCGCCCGGGCGACATCCTGCGGGTCCGCCTCGTCAACCGGCTCGACGACGTCACGAACCTCCACGTCCACGGCCTGCACGTCTCCCCGGAGGGCAACGGCGACAACCCGTTCCTCGCAATCGAACCCGGGGAGAGCTTCGACTACGAGATCGCGCTCCCCGACGACCACCCGACGGGCACGTTCTGGTACCACCCCCACCACCACGGGATGGTGGCGGACCAGATGTTCGCCGGCCTCTACGGCGCCATCGTCGTCGAGGACGACCTGCCGGCCGGCCGGGTCCTCGTCGTCTCGGATCTCTCTCTCACCGCCGACGGCGCAGTGCGGCAGGTGTCCATGCCCGAGCGGATGATGGGCCGTGAGGGCGAGACCGTCCTCGTCAACGGCCAGGTCCGGCCGAGGATCACGGCCGCACCGGGCGAGCGGCAGCGCTGGCGGGTGGTCAACGCCTGCACCTCCCGCCACCTCCGGCTCGAGCTCGAGGGTCAGGAGGTGACGGTGCTCGGGGTCGACCTCGGCCGCGAGGCCGAGCCGCCGTCGCTCGGCGACCTGCTCCTCGCGCCCGGCAACCGGGCGGACCTGCTCGTCACCGCCGCCGAGGGCACGGCGACCCTGCGGGCCCTGCCCCACGACCGGGGCGGGATGATGGGGATGATGGGCGGGGCGACCACCTCCTCGGAGCCGGTCACGCTCGCGACCCTCGAGGTGGCGGGGCCGGCGGCGGAGCCACCGGCCGAGCTCCCGCCGGCCGGTGACGTCCGGGACCTGCGCGACGTCGAGCCGGCCGCCCGCCGCACCCTGACCTTCACCATGGGCATGGGCCGCGGCCGGGGACCGGGCGGGATGACCTTCGGCTTCGACGGTCGCGGGTTCGACGCCGAGCGCACGGACCAGGAGGTCGCGGCCGGCGCCGTCGAGGAGTGGGTCATCGACAACCCCACCCCGATGGACCACCCGTTCCACCTGCACGTGTGGCCGATGCAGGTGGTGGAGGCGGCCGGCGCCGCCGTCGCGGCCCCCACGTGGCGCGACGTCGTCGCCGTCCCGGCGGGCTCACGCGTGGTGGTGCGGGTGCCGTTCGAGGACCTCACCGGCCGGACCGTCTACCACTGCCACATCCTCGACCACGAGGACGCCGGGATGATGGGCGTCGTCGACGTGCGGGCCTGA
- a CDS encoding DUF4190 domain-containing protein, translating into MSDWTRDSSQGSNSPDAYGAPSADSAGAHQTGSQQYGSQYGQTPTYDQGGYGQQQYGQTGSYEQGYGSQYGAPVAPAAPMQYSQQSVDADKAVTLSLVFGILGVVLMPIIFGPLALWQSGKAERLGKPATAGKVLGWIGTILGILGVIALILFVVLGVASMESMSTI; encoded by the coding sequence ATGTCCGACTGGACCCGCGACAGCAGCCAGGGGTCGAACAGCCCCGACGCCTACGGCGCCCCCTCCGCCGACTCCGCCGGCGCCCACCAGACCGGCAGCCAGCAGTACGGCAGCCAGTACGGCCAGACCCCCACCTACGACCAGGGCGGGTACGGCCAGCAGCAGTACGGCCAGACCGGCTCCTACGAGCAGGGCTACGGCTCGCAGTACGGCGCGCCGGTGGCCCCGGCCGCGCCGATGCAGTACTCCCAGCAGAGCGTCGACGCCGACAAGGCCGTCACCCTGTCCCTGGTGTTCGGCATCCTCGGGGTCGTTCTCATGCCGATCATCTTCGGCCCGCTCGCCCTGTGGCAGTCCGGCAAGGCGGAGCGCCTCGGCAAGCCCGCCACCGCGGGCAAGGTCCTGGGCTGGATCGGCACCATCCTCGGCATCCTCGGGGTCATCGCGCTCATCCTCTTCGTCGTCCTCGGCGTGGCGTCGATGGAGTCGATGAGCACGATCTGA
- a CDS encoding cation transporter — protein MSAPTHLSPAQTEAVTRRGLRLARFTVGYNVVEGAVAITAGLAAGLVSVVGFGIDSAIESISGVLVALRLSARLRHGEADEHKERIALQLVAVTFFLLAAYVTVEGIRSLVGGETPDASPVSIGLLVASIVVMPLLAAAKRRVGMQLGGDRLILADAAETRICVLLSVSTLLGVGLFQLTGAAWLDPVAGFVIAAFAVHEGLEAWEGELVEDED, from the coding sequence ATGAGCGCGCCCACCCACCTCAGCCCGGCCCAGACCGAGGCCGTCACGCGGCGCGGCCTTCGCCTCGCCCGGTTCACCGTCGGCTACAACGTGGTGGAGGGCGCCGTGGCGATCACGGCCGGGCTCGCCGCGGGCCTGGTCTCGGTGGTGGGGTTCGGCATCGACTCGGCCATCGAGTCCATCTCGGGCGTCCTCGTCGCGCTGCGCCTCTCTGCGCGCCTGCGGCACGGCGAGGCCGACGAGCACAAGGAGCGCATCGCGCTGCAGCTCGTCGCCGTGACCTTCTTCCTGCTGGCCGCGTACGTGACCGTCGAGGGGATCCGCAGCCTCGTCGGCGGCGAGACGCCGGACGCCTCCCCCGTGAGCATCGGCCTGCTCGTCGCCTCGATCGTCGTCATGCCGCTGCTGGCCGCCGCGAAGCGACGGGTGGGCATGCAGCTCGGCGGCGACCGGCTCATCCTCGCCGACGCCGCCGAGACGCGGATCTGCGTGCTCCTGTCGGTCTCCACGCTTCTGGGGGTGGGCCTGTTCCAGCTCACCGGTGCCGCGTGGCTCGACCCGGTGGCCGGGTTCGTCATCGCGGCCTTCGCCGTCCACGAGGGGCTGGAGGCCTGGGAGGGCGAGCTCGTCGAGGACGAGGACTGA
- a CDS encoding hemolysin family protein — translation MSTGTALLVALGLLISNAFFVGAEFALISARRTQIEPRAAEGSRVARVTLRAMERVSLMMAGAQLGITVSSLGLGAIAEPALAHLLEPVFASLGVPEGLVHPVAFTIALAIVVFFHMVLGEMVPKNIALAGPDRSALVLGPILYGIVWVVRPVVWILNESANVVLRLLRVAPQDEVTTAFTRDEVAGLVAESGREGFLDEEELQLLIGALGFEERTVSQVLLPSAELVTTTRESTVAELEELSATTGFSRFPIRSGDGAMREYVHVKDLLTTDPADRDLPVAAARLRALSQVRSDDSLRTVMRVMQREGAHLAAVEEGGALLGVVALEDVLEELVGEVRDATRRD, via the coding sequence ATGAGCACCGGAACCGCACTCCTGGTGGCCCTGGGGCTGCTGATCTCCAACGCGTTCTTCGTGGGGGCCGAGTTCGCGCTCATCTCCGCCCGGCGCACCCAGATCGAGCCGCGCGCCGCGGAGGGCTCACGCGTGGCCCGCGTGACCCTGCGCGCCATGGAGCGGGTCTCGCTCATGATGGCCGGCGCCCAGCTGGGCATCACCGTCAGCTCCCTGGGGCTGGGCGCCATCGCCGAGCCCGCGTTGGCCCACCTGCTCGAGCCGGTCTTCGCCTCGCTCGGGGTGCCCGAGGGGCTCGTGCACCCGGTCGCGTTCACGATCGCCCTGGCGATCGTGGTGTTCTTCCACATGGTGCTCGGCGAGATGGTCCCGAAGAACATCGCCCTGGCCGGACCCGACCGCTCCGCGCTCGTCCTCGGGCCGATCCTCTACGGCATCGTGTGGGTCGTCCGGCCGGTCGTGTGGATCCTCAACGAGTCCGCGAACGTCGTGCTGCGTCTCCTGCGGGTCGCCCCGCAGGACGAGGTGACCACCGCCTTCACCCGCGACGAGGTGGCCGGCCTGGTCGCCGAGTCCGGCCGGGAGGGCTTCCTGGACGAGGAGGAGCTCCAGCTGCTCATCGGCGCGCTCGGCTTCGAGGAGCGCACGGTGTCCCAGGTGCTCCTGCCCTCGGCCGAGCTGGTCACCACCACACGCGAGTCCACCGTCGCCGAGCTGGAGGAGCTGAGCGCCACCACCGGCTTCTCGCGCTTCCCGATCCGCTCCGGCGACGGTGCGATGCGTGAGTACGTCCACGTCAAGGACCTGCTCACCACCGACCCGGCCGACCGGGACCTGCCGGTCGCGGCGGCCCGGCTGCGCGCCCTGTCCCAGGTGCGCTCGGACGACTCGCTGCGCACCGTCATGCGGGTCATGCAGCGCGAGGGCGCCCACCTCGCGGCGGTGGAGGAGGGCGGCGCGCTGCTCGGCGTCGTCGCCCTGGAGGATGTGCTCGAGGAGCTCGTGGGCGAGGTTCGCGACGCCACCCGGCGCGACTGA
- a CDS encoding hemolysin family protein, with translation MTEWLLLAIALVLILANAIFVAVEFAYITVDRATVEREAEGGDKRSRSLLGGLKTLSTQLSGAQLGITVTSLLVGALAEPSLATLLRGPLGLTGLPDAAITGLSLTLALVVVTYVQMIVGELVPKNWAIAEPLRVGRAVALPQKIFATVAGPVIRFLNGAANLVLRAMGIEPREELASARTAQELSSLVDRSHRQGTLDRPTAELVMRSIEFGHHSAGDVMTPRTRVHFLRADDPVAEVIAQASATGHGRFPVIVDTVDRVVGFVHFKHALSVPAAERGERPIGDVMVEPQAVSETMELDPLLATLRDAGLQMAVVVDEYGGTAGIVTLEDLLEEIVGEIEDEQDDGERRHHRGADGSLTVSGLLRPDEVSDLIDLELPEGEDSDTVGGLVTELLGRLPEVGDEVVLECADHSDVEHVGRRTVEVRATVVRMDHHRVAGVRLLPLDHGAEEARR, from the coding sequence ATGACCGAGTGGCTCCTCCTCGCGATCGCACTCGTCCTCATCCTCGCCAACGCGATCTTCGTCGCCGTCGAGTTCGCCTACATCACCGTCGACCGGGCCACCGTCGAGCGGGAGGCCGAGGGTGGGGACAAGCGCTCGCGCTCCCTCCTCGGCGGCCTCAAGACGCTGTCCACCCAGCTCTCCGGCGCCCAGCTGGGCATCACCGTGACCTCGCTGCTCGTCGGCGCGCTCGCCGAGCCGTCCCTGGCCACGCTGCTGCGCGGCCCGCTGGGCCTGACCGGCCTGCCCGACGCCGCGATCACCGGCCTGTCCCTCACCCTCGCCCTCGTCGTCGTCACCTACGTGCAGATGATCGTCGGCGAGCTCGTGCCCAAGAACTGGGCCATCGCCGAGCCGCTGCGGGTGGGCCGCGCCGTCGCGCTGCCCCAGAAGATCTTCGCGACCGTCGCGGGGCCGGTCATCCGGTTCCTCAACGGCGCCGCGAACCTGGTCCTGCGGGCCATGGGCATCGAGCCGCGCGAGGAGCTCGCCTCGGCGCGCACGGCCCAGGAGCTGTCCTCCCTCGTCGACCGCTCCCACCGCCAGGGCACCCTGGACCGGCCGACGGCGGAACTCGTCATGCGCTCCATCGAGTTCGGTCACCACAGCGCCGGGGACGTCATGACCCCGCGCACCCGGGTGCACTTCCTCCGCGCCGACGACCCGGTCGCGGAGGTCATCGCCCAGGCCAGCGCCACCGGCCACGGCCGCTTCCCGGTGATCGTCGACACCGTCGACCGCGTCGTCGGGTTCGTCCACTTCAAGCACGCCCTCTCGGTGCCCGCCGCCGAGCGGGGCGAGCGGCCGATCGGCGACGTCATGGTCGAGCCGCAGGCCGTCTCGGAGACCATGGAGCTCGACCCGCTCCTGGCCACGCTGCGCGACGCCGGCCTGCAGATGGCCGTCGTCGTCGACGAGTACGGCGGCACCGCCGGCATCGTCACCCTCGAGGACCTCCTGGAGGAGATCGTCGGGGAGATCGAGGACGAGCAGGACGACGGCGAACGGCGTCACCACCGCGGCGCCGACGGCAGCCTCACCGTCTCCGGTCTGCTGCGCCCCGACGAGGTCAGCGACCTCATCGACCTCGAGCTGCCCGAGGGTGAGGACTCCGACACCGTCGGCGGACTCGTCACCGAGCTCCTCGGGCGCCTGCCCGAGGTCGGCGACGAGGTGGTCCTGGAGTGCGCGGACCACTCCGACGTCGAGCACGTCGGCCGCCGCACCGTCGAGGTGCGCGCCACCGTGGTGCGCATGGACCACCACCGGGTCGCCGGGGTCCGCCTCCTGCCGCTCGACCACGGCGCCGAGGAGGCCCGCCGATGA
- a CDS encoding AI-2E family transporter, whose translation MKIRRPRSRDAATKTPGTATSSAPGVAAPRTPGAAAAQPGVTAGTAPPAAASGAAAAITQGSRRRRRGIWEDSLGRAAIRAAQVLLVLGLATVLVIGLRELKLLVIPILIVTILAAAMSPAVAFLRRHGWPNALATWATLIVGLGGLGTILWLVGREIRDESDQLVEGAERGLDQLQDYLATGPLGISEEQITAAREQLTEFLTSDTVQGGAIAGASAAIEVVAGLLLGIVILFFLLKDGRGIFGFFLRPLDEDVRPRVWRIGERSVTVLGGYVRGTAVVALVDAVVIGVALVILGVPLALPLATIVFLGAFIPLIGATLAGTLAALIALVANGPVTALIVVAVVIGVNQLEGDLLAPVVIGKALALHPLAILLALTAGTIVSGIVGALLAVPIAAVAWAALKEWRATDPDRGPDEVCDREPGDAAVAAPGRRPLRRRSVQ comes from the coding sequence GTGAAGATCCGCAGACCGCGCTCCCGTGACGCCGCCACGAAGACCCCGGGAACCGCGACGTCGTCCGCGCCCGGTGTCGCCGCCCCCCGGACACCCGGCGCCGCAGCCGCCCAGCCCGGCGTCACCGCCGGCACGGCACCCCCCGCAGCCGCCTCCGGCGCTGCCGCCGCGATCACCCAGGGCTCGCGGCGCCGTCGCCGGGGGATCTGGGAGGACAGCCTGGGCCGAGCGGCCATCCGCGCCGCGCAGGTCCTGCTCGTCCTCGGCCTCGCCACCGTCCTCGTCATCGGGCTGCGCGAGCTCAAGCTGCTCGTCATCCCGATCCTCATCGTCACCATCCTCGCCGCGGCGATGAGCCCGGCGGTGGCCTTCCTCCGCCGTCACGGCTGGCCCAACGCCCTGGCCACGTGGGCCACGCTCATCGTCGGGCTCGGTGGCCTGGGCACGATCCTGTGGCTCGTCGGCCGGGAGATCCGCGACGAGTCCGACCAGCTCGTCGAGGGCGCCGAGCGCGGCCTCGACCAGCTTCAGGACTACCTCGCCACCGGCCCGCTCGGGATCAGCGAGGAGCAGATCACCGCCGCCCGCGAGCAGCTCACCGAGTTCCTCACGTCCGACACCGTCCAGGGTGGGGCGATCGCCGGGGCCTCCGCCGCCATCGAGGTGGTGGCCGGACTGCTGCTCGGCATCGTCATCCTCTTCTTCCTCCTCAAGGACGGCCGCGGCATCTTCGGGTTCTTCCTGCGCCCGCTCGACGAGGACGTCCGCCCGCGGGTCTGGCGGATCGGGGAGCGCTCGGTGACCGTCCTCGGCGGGTACGTCCGGGGCACGGCCGTCGTCGCGCTCGTCGACGCCGTCGTCATCGGGGTCGCCCTGGTCATCCTCGGCGTCCCGCTGGCCCTGCCGCTGGCGACCATCGTGTTCCTGGGCGCGTTCATCCCTCTCATCGGCGCCACCCTCGCGGGCACCCTCGCCGCCCTCATCGCCCTGGTCGCCAACGGCCCGGTGACGGCGCTCATCGTCGTCGCCGTCGTCATCGGCGTGAACCAGCTCGAGGGCGACCTCCTCGCCCCGGTCGTCATCGGCAAGGCGCTCGCGCTGCACCCCCTGGCGATCCTCCTCGCCCTGACCGCCGGGACGATCGTCTCCGGCATCGTGGGTGCGCTCCTGGCGGTGCCGATCGCCGCCGTCGCCTGGGCGGCCCTCAAGGAGTGGCGCGCCACCGACCCGGACCGCGGCCCGGACGAGGTGTGCGACCGCGAACCCGGTGACGCCGCCGTCGCCGCACCCGGCCGGAGGCCGCTGCGCCGGCGTTCCGTACAGTAG